In the Euphorbia lathyris chromosome 5, ddEupLath1.1, whole genome shotgun sequence genome, one interval contains:
- the LOC136230719 gene encoding putative disease resistance protein RGA3 isoform X1, whose amino-acid sequence MTDIVLGFAVEEALRRVLSRITVEIKQAWGLDDELTRLRESLAMVRDLLQDAEDQQMTQLAIRRWLKKLKVWAYDAEDVLDDLAYEVLRQKVEIENKAGAKIFGVSIPSDLEAIGKEIASKCRGLPLAARVLGGTLHRNTRLEEWLAIKNSNVLNVSESKVSSIESILRLSFDLLPSHLKPCVAYCSIFPKSILIWKVDLIHLWMAQGLLDSSMEDTGEKYFKELLLSSFLQDGIFDDLGNLIGARMHDLVHELVLSISKPNIMTWETCSAGNGTSPIKHLNMVPYGGSGGPVPVFPKDEAKTLRTLFTVSADGFYDSWKFKSLRTLRLVGDNVKELPASVGKLKHLRYLDVSFSKITKLPESLTKLYNLQTLSMFDCKLLEKLPKTLGNLVSLRHIGFSYEKQMPSNVGHLTNLRRLSFFVVGPDRGGSIQELECLDELRGALMISNLELVRDEEEAKKANLQSKRKIEELELLWSVERESSNCTDGAVLNGLQPFEDLKRLIIKYYLGENFPSWLLTMEITRYGGDCCLLKNLMVLKLEGCKRCGEIPRLGHLPHLRVLEIVGLVNVIYMGDEFYGSNGCTMFPALKRLILGSMNCLVEWKAPTSHNAFPCLEELRIFKCPKLTSIPISHLSSLVEFRIGDCHEFGKLLFDEDHPLTSLDLLHIKCCSNLVSIQNVQGLTSLRDLIIEQCNKLTSLPTGLQFCSSLNRLSIWQCHELTSVPDDLQELSSLNFLFVAECPKVSNFTGDTLRRLSQLKSLGISCYYESFSSIQVIPSLDFLIIVGQNDINVLPKANFKALLPLRAYA is encoded by the exons ATGACTGATATTGTCCTAGGTTTTGCGGTGGAGGAAGCATTGAGAAGGGTGCTGTCCCGTATCACTGTAGAAATCAAACAAGCTTGGGGCCTTGATGATGAACTTACTAGACTTCGAGAATCATTGGCCATGGTTCGTGATTTGTTACAAGATGCTGAAGACCAACAGATGACTCAATTGGCTATCAGGCGATGGCTGAAGAAACTGAAGGTATGGGCGTATGATGCTGAAGATGTTCTTGATGATTTGGCCTATGAAGTTCTTCGACAAAAAGTGGAGATTGAGAACAAGGCAGGGGCAAAG ATTTTTGGTGTGTCAATTCCTTCAGACTTAGAAGCAATTGGGAAGGAGATTGCAAGTAAATGCAGAGGATTGCCATTAGCTGCAAGAGTTTTAGGAGGAACGCTACATCGCAACACGAGGTTAGAAGAATGGTTAGCAATAAAAAACAGCAATGTCTTGAATGTTTCAGAAAGCAAGGTCAGCAGCATCGAGTCTATTTTGAGATTAAGTTTTGATCTATTGCCTTCGCATTTGAAGCCATGTGTTGCTTATTGTTCAATTTTTCCAAAAAGTATTCTCATTTGGAAGGTAGATTTGATTCATCTTTGGATGGCTCAAGGTCTTCTTGATTCATCTATGGAAGACACTGGAGAGAAGTACTTCAAGGAATTGCTTCTTAGTTCTTTCTTACAAGATGGAATATTTGATGACCTTGGGAATCTTATAGGTGCAAGGATGCATGATCTTGTGCATGAACTTGTATTATCTATTTCCAAGCCTAATATTATGACTTGGGAGACTTGTTCAGCTGGAAATGGCACATCTCCTATTAAACATCTGAATATGGTCCCTTATGGGGGATCAGGAGGACCAGTACCAGTATTTCCCAAAGATGAAGCTAAAACATTGCGCACTTTATTCACTGTAAGTGCTGATGGATTTTACGACTCGTGGAAGTTCAAGAGTTTGCGGACTCTAAGATTAGTAGGTGATAATGTAAAAGAGTTGCCAGCTTCAGTTGGAAAGTTGAAACATTTGAGATATCTTGATGTCTCATTTAGTAAAATCACAAAGTTACCTGAATCCCTCACCAAGCTCTACAATCTGCAAACGTTGTCCATGTTTGATTGCAAATTACTCGAAAAGCTTCCCAAGACATTGGGAAATTTAGTGAGCTTGAGGCATATTGGTTTTTCTTATGAGAAGCAAATGCCTAGTAATGTAGGCCACCTAACTAATCTTCGACGGCTTTCCTTTTTTGTCGTGGGTCCTGACCGAGGCGGTAGTATTCAAGAATTAGAATGCTTAGACGAGCTAAGAGGTGCATTGATGATATCTAATTTGGAGCTGGtgagagatgaagaagaagctAAAAAAGCAAATCTGCAGAGTAAAAGGAAAATAGAAGAACTAGAACTTCTTTGGAGTGTCGAAAGAGAAAGCTCCAACTGTACTGATGGGGCAGTGCTGAATGGTCTCCAACCGTTTGAGGACTTAAAAAGATtgataattaaatattatttgggTGAAAATTTTCCTTCTTGGTTGTTGACAATGGAAATTACTAGATATGGGGGTGATTGTTGCTTGCTAAAAAATTTGATGGTGCTGAAGCTGGAAGGCTGTAAAAGGTGTGGAGAAATTCCAAGGCTAGGCCACCTTCCGCATCTGAGAGTGCTTGAGATAGTAGGCTTGGTTAATGTGATATACATGGGTGATGAGTTTTATGGTAGCAACGGATGCACAATGTTTCCTGCGTTAAAAAGGTTAATTCTTGgttcgatgaactgtttagttgAATGGAAGGCACCAACATCACATAATGCATTTCCATGCCTTGAAGAGTTGCGCATTTTCAAGTGTCCTAAGCTGACAAGCATCCCAATAAGTCATCTTTCTTCACTTGTTGAGTTCAGAATCGGTGATTGCCATGAATTTGGAAAGCTGTTATTTGATGAAGACCATCCTTTAACATCTCTTGACCTTTTACACATTAAATGTTGCAGCAATTTGGTGTCAATTCAAAATGTACAAGGTCTCACATCACTTCGAGATTTAATTATTGAACAATGTAATAAGTTAACATCTCTTCCGACAGGGCTACAGTTCTGCTCGTCTCTGAATAGATTGAGTATTTGGCAATGCCACGAGTTGACATCTGTTCCTGATGACTTACAGGAATTGAGCtcccttaattttttatttgtagcTGAATGTCCAAAAGTAAGCAATTTTACAGGGGACACTTTGCGGCGCCTCAGCCAATTGAAATCATTAGGAATTAGTTGTTACTATGAGAGTTTTAGTTCAATCCAAGTTATCCCCTCCCTTGATTTTTTAATCATAGTTGGTCAGAATGATATCAACGTTTTGCCTAAAGCAAACTTCAAAGCCTTACTTCCCTTAAGAGCTTACGCATAG
- the LOC136230719 gene encoding putative disease resistance protein RGA3 isoform X2 has protein sequence MVRDLLQDAEDQQMTQLAIRRWLKKLKVWAYDAEDVLDDLAYEVLRQKVEIENKAGAKIFGVSIPSDLEAIGKEIASKCRGLPLAARVLGGTLHRNTRLEEWLAIKNSNVLNVSESKVSSIESILRLSFDLLPSHLKPCVAYCSIFPKSILIWKVDLIHLWMAQGLLDSSMEDTGEKYFKELLLSSFLQDGIFDDLGNLIGARMHDLVHELVLSISKPNIMTWETCSAGNGTSPIKHLNMVPYGGSGGPVPVFPKDEAKTLRTLFTVSADGFYDSWKFKSLRTLRLVGDNVKELPASVGKLKHLRYLDVSFSKITKLPESLTKLYNLQTLSMFDCKLLEKLPKTLGNLVSLRHIGFSYEKQMPSNVGHLTNLRRLSFFVVGPDRGGSIQELECLDELRGALMISNLELVRDEEEAKKANLQSKRKIEELELLWSVERESSNCTDGAVLNGLQPFEDLKRLIIKYYLGENFPSWLLTMEITRYGGDCCLLKNLMVLKLEGCKRCGEIPRLGHLPHLRVLEIVGLVNVIYMGDEFYGSNGCTMFPALKRLILGSMNCLVEWKAPTSHNAFPCLEELRIFKCPKLTSIPISHLSSLVEFRIGDCHEFGKLLFDEDHPLTSLDLLHIKCCSNLVSIQNVQGLTSLRDLIIEQCNKLTSLPTGLQFCSSLNRLSIWQCHELTSVPDDLQELSSLNFLFVAECPKVSNFTGDTLRRLSQLKSLGISCYYESFSSIQVIPSLDFLIIVGQNDINVLPKANFKALLPLRAYA, from the exons ATGGTTCGTGATTTGTTACAAGATGCTGAAGACCAACAGATGACTCAATTGGCTATCAGGCGATGGCTGAAGAAACTGAAGGTATGGGCGTATGATGCTGAAGATGTTCTTGATGATTTGGCCTATGAAGTTCTTCGACAAAAAGTGGAGATTGAGAACAAGGCAGGGGCAAAG ATTTTTGGTGTGTCAATTCCTTCAGACTTAGAAGCAATTGGGAAGGAGATTGCAAGTAAATGCAGAGGATTGCCATTAGCTGCAAGAGTTTTAGGAGGAACGCTACATCGCAACACGAGGTTAGAAGAATGGTTAGCAATAAAAAACAGCAATGTCTTGAATGTTTCAGAAAGCAAGGTCAGCAGCATCGAGTCTATTTTGAGATTAAGTTTTGATCTATTGCCTTCGCATTTGAAGCCATGTGTTGCTTATTGTTCAATTTTTCCAAAAAGTATTCTCATTTGGAAGGTAGATTTGATTCATCTTTGGATGGCTCAAGGTCTTCTTGATTCATCTATGGAAGACACTGGAGAGAAGTACTTCAAGGAATTGCTTCTTAGTTCTTTCTTACAAGATGGAATATTTGATGACCTTGGGAATCTTATAGGTGCAAGGATGCATGATCTTGTGCATGAACTTGTATTATCTATTTCCAAGCCTAATATTATGACTTGGGAGACTTGTTCAGCTGGAAATGGCACATCTCCTATTAAACATCTGAATATGGTCCCTTATGGGGGATCAGGAGGACCAGTACCAGTATTTCCCAAAGATGAAGCTAAAACATTGCGCACTTTATTCACTGTAAGTGCTGATGGATTTTACGACTCGTGGAAGTTCAAGAGTTTGCGGACTCTAAGATTAGTAGGTGATAATGTAAAAGAGTTGCCAGCTTCAGTTGGAAAGTTGAAACATTTGAGATATCTTGATGTCTCATTTAGTAAAATCACAAAGTTACCTGAATCCCTCACCAAGCTCTACAATCTGCAAACGTTGTCCATGTTTGATTGCAAATTACTCGAAAAGCTTCCCAAGACATTGGGAAATTTAGTGAGCTTGAGGCATATTGGTTTTTCTTATGAGAAGCAAATGCCTAGTAATGTAGGCCACCTAACTAATCTTCGACGGCTTTCCTTTTTTGTCGTGGGTCCTGACCGAGGCGGTAGTATTCAAGAATTAGAATGCTTAGACGAGCTAAGAGGTGCATTGATGATATCTAATTTGGAGCTGGtgagagatgaagaagaagctAAAAAAGCAAATCTGCAGAGTAAAAGGAAAATAGAAGAACTAGAACTTCTTTGGAGTGTCGAAAGAGAAAGCTCCAACTGTACTGATGGGGCAGTGCTGAATGGTCTCCAACCGTTTGAGGACTTAAAAAGATtgataattaaatattatttgggTGAAAATTTTCCTTCTTGGTTGTTGACAATGGAAATTACTAGATATGGGGGTGATTGTTGCTTGCTAAAAAATTTGATGGTGCTGAAGCTGGAAGGCTGTAAAAGGTGTGGAGAAATTCCAAGGCTAGGCCACCTTCCGCATCTGAGAGTGCTTGAGATAGTAGGCTTGGTTAATGTGATATACATGGGTGATGAGTTTTATGGTAGCAACGGATGCACAATGTTTCCTGCGTTAAAAAGGTTAATTCTTGgttcgatgaactgtttagttgAATGGAAGGCACCAACATCACATAATGCATTTCCATGCCTTGAAGAGTTGCGCATTTTCAAGTGTCCTAAGCTGACAAGCATCCCAATAAGTCATCTTTCTTCACTTGTTGAGTTCAGAATCGGTGATTGCCATGAATTTGGAAAGCTGTTATTTGATGAAGACCATCCTTTAACATCTCTTGACCTTTTACACATTAAATGTTGCAGCAATTTGGTGTCAATTCAAAATGTACAAGGTCTCACATCACTTCGAGATTTAATTATTGAACAATGTAATAAGTTAACATCTCTTCCGACAGGGCTACAGTTCTGCTCGTCTCTGAATAGATTGAGTATTTGGCAATGCCACGAGTTGACATCTGTTCCTGATGACTTACAGGAATTGAGCtcccttaattttttatttgtagcTGAATGTCCAAAAGTAAGCAATTTTACAGGGGACACTTTGCGGCGCCTCAGCCAATTGAAATCATTAGGAATTAGTTGTTACTATGAGAGTTTTAGTTCAATCCAAGTTATCCCCTCCCTTGATTTTTTAATCATAGTTGGTCAGAATGATATCAACGTTTTGCCTAAAGCAAACTTCAAAGCCTTACTTCCCTTAAGAGCTTACGCATAG